From a region of the Streptacidiphilus albus JL83 genome:
- a CDS encoding DNA cytosine methyltransferase, which yields MTPRRPRIGSICSGYGGLDLAAEQVFGGAVAWHAETDPTCRAVLAHHWPNTPNLGDITQVDWLDVPEVDVIVAGPPCTPYSLAGKRRGVDDPRHLWPHIAAAVGVLRPDVLLLENVPGFVTLGLPDALAALALYGYVCRWDIVAAAEVGACHLRRRFFLLATHTPRVGGRAAADPTQPLPARWATRPLPGGGDRRTHPVIAPLAPYAPGLRRSEGIPEPVLQQRTHPGRHRRQGPPPTDSQSQRHRNPGAQGRHRLPSTPVPGPAPDHLAADDADRLGTAVPDIDWGEYEAAIRRWEQVLGHRAPHPADEHRRLRPEFVAWMMGCPAHFSEVSGLSRANQLKALGNGAVVQQTVAALSRLAQMRCPDDAISAE from the coding sequence GTGACGCCCCGTCGGCCGCGCATCGGCTCCATCTGCAGCGGCTACGGCGGCCTGGACCTGGCCGCCGAGCAGGTCTTCGGTGGCGCTGTCGCCTGGCACGCCGAGACCGACCCGACCTGCCGGGCGGTCCTGGCCCACCACTGGCCGAACACTCCGAACCTGGGCGACATCACCCAGGTCGACTGGCTGGACGTGCCCGAGGTCGACGTCATCGTCGCCGGACCGCCCTGCACTCCCTACTCGCTGGCCGGCAAGAGACGGGGTGTCGATGACCCGCGCCACCTGTGGCCCCACATCGCCGCAGCGGTGGGGGTACTTCGACCGGACGTCCTGCTCCTGGAGAACGTCCCCGGCTTCGTCACCCTCGGCCTGCCCGACGCCCTCGCCGCGCTTGCCCTCTACGGGTATGTGTGCCGGTGGGACATTGTGGCGGCTGCCGAAGTCGGCGCCTGCCACCTTCGCCGCAGATTCTTCCTCCTTGCTACCCACACCCCGCGCGTCGGCGGGCGAGCAGCGGCAGACCCGACGCAGCCCCTCCCAGCGCGCTGGGCGACACGGCCTCTCCCTGGCGGCGGAGATCGGCGAACTCACCCCGTCATCGCCCCGCTTGCTCCCTACGCCCCGGGCCTGCGACGGAGCGAAGGGATCCCCGAACCAGTGCTACAGCAACGGACCCACCCTGGCCGCCACCGCCGCCAAGGTCCGCCTCCTACCGACTCCCAGAGCCAGCGACACCGGAACCCCGGGGCGCAGGGCCGGCACCGGCTACCGTCCACCCCTGTCCCAGGTCCTGCTCCCGATCACCTCGCCGCCGACGACGCCGACAGACTCGGCACCGCCGTCCCCGACATCGACTGGGGCGAGTACGAAGCCGCCATCCGTCGCTGGGAACAAGTTCTCGGCCACCGGGCACCCCACCCCGCCGACGAACACCGAAGGCTCCGCCCCGAATTCGTCGCCTGGATGATGGGCTGCCCCGCTCACTTCTCGGAGGTGTCGGGTCTGAGCCGGGCCAATCAGTTGAAGGCGCTCGGAAACGGTGCCGTGGTCCAACAGACCGTCGCCGCGCTGTCGCGCCTCGCTCAGATGCGCTGTCCGGACGACGCCATCTCCGCCGAGTGA